One genomic segment of Rivularia sp. PCC 7116 includes these proteins:
- a CDS encoding DUF2079 domain-containing protein, with product MPNSRWNLSKLFIFIRPILPIAGVFFFICLLLVLNRYFSFYASFDQGIFNQVFWNNIHGRFFQSSLSSSLSTNVVHANEIPTVFYHRLGQHFTPALLLWAPIYALFPNAATLAVLLVTLITAGGLMLYVLARQYLEPRIAVAITGSYYAANAVIGPTLCNFHDISQLPLFIFTLLLAMEKRWWWLFWLMAGLIVIVREDAGVSLFGVGVYMVLSKRFPRTGLAVCIFSFGYMLLLTNLIMPLFSDDISKRFMLERFGQYVDADEASTLDVIWGIVSNPVRLVVELVTPFDRTIRYLLGQLLPFAFIPAIAPASWSIAGFPLLKLLLGKGESVLAITIRYALSVVPGLCYGAILWWAKHPKTFKPSFRRFWIFCITLSLIFSFTSNPNRTFYFAIPDSVKPWVYVSLPEQWNHVNKGIRPLLAQIPSDASVSATTYLVPHLSSRRQILRVPMLELRNDNREVVKMDYAIADLWQLQKYAPAFRGDRGLLKQLVAFVDTITNNQEYGIIDFKEGVILLKKDAVSNEKAVEEWVRFRQGVRS from the coding sequence ATTCCGAATTCGCGGTGGAATTTATCAAAATTATTTATTTTTATTAGACCAATTCTTCCCATAGCAGGAGTATTCTTTTTTATATGCCTTTTACTGGTATTAAACCGATATTTTAGCTTTTACGCATCTTTTGACCAAGGTATTTTTAATCAGGTTTTTTGGAATAATATCCACGGGCGATTTTTTCAAAGTTCCCTGTCTTCAAGTCTTTCCACTAATGTTGTCCACGCAAATGAAATTCCTACGGTTTTCTACCATCGGCTAGGTCAACATTTTACTCCAGCATTGTTACTTTGGGCACCTATATATGCGTTATTTCCCAACGCGGCAACTTTAGCCGTTTTGTTAGTAACGCTGATAACTGCTGGTGGTTTGATGCTTTACGTATTAGCGCGGCAATATCTAGAACCTCGAATAGCCGTGGCAATTACCGGTAGCTATTATGCGGCAAATGCTGTAATTGGACCAACTTTATGTAATTTTCACGATATCAGTCAACTTCCACTGTTTATTTTTACTTTGCTTTTAGCAATGGAGAAACGCTGGTGGTGGCTATTTTGGCTGATGGCTGGATTAATAGTCATAGTGCGAGAAGATGCAGGGGTTAGTTTATTTGGCGTAGGTGTTTACATGGTGCTAAGTAAACGCTTTCCTCGGACTGGATTAGCAGTTTGTATTTTTAGCTTCGGGTATATGCTGCTGCTAACTAACTTAATTATGCCGCTGTTTTCTGATGATATTTCTAAGCGGTTTATGTTGGAAAGATTTGGACAATATGTTGATGCTGATGAAGCTAGTACTTTAGATGTGATTTGGGGAATAGTCAGCAATCCGGTTCGATTAGTAGTAGAACTAGTTACTCCATTTGATAGAACAATTCGGTATTTACTCGGTCAGTTATTGCCTTTTGCATTTATACCCGCAATTGCTCCAGCATCTTGGAGTATTGCCGGATTTCCTCTACTAAAATTGCTTTTGGGTAAAGGTGAATCGGTATTAGCAATCACCATTCGTTACGCATTAAGTGTAGTTCCGGGATTGTGTTACGGTGCAATACTTTGGTGGGCAAAACATCCCAAAACATTTAAACCATCGTTTCGGCGTTTTTGGATATTTTGTATTACCCTATCTTTAATTTTTAGCTTTACATCAAATCCAAATCGTACCTTTTATTTTGCTATACCTGATTCTGTAAAACCTTGGGTATATGTATCTTTACCAGAACAATGGAATCATGTAAACAAAGGGATTCGTCCTTTATTAGCGCAAATTCCATCGGATGCCAGCGTATCTGCAACTACTTATTTAGTACCTCATCTTTCCAGTCGCCGCCAAATTCTCCGGGTACCGATGTTGGAATTGCGAAACGATAACCGAGAAGTTGTCAAAATGGATTATGCGATCGCTGATTTATGGCAACTACAAAAGTATGCACCAGCATTCAGAGGAGACAGGGGTTTATTAAAGCAACTAGTAGCTTTCGTTGATACAATCACCAACAATCAAGAATATGGAATTATTGACTTCAAAGAAGGCGTAATTCTATTGAAAAAAGACGCAGTTTCTAACGAAAAAGCTGTTGAAGAGTGGGTAAGGTTTCGGCAAGGAGTTAGGAGTTAG
- a CDS encoding TldD/PmbA family protein, giving the protein MVNLITDAQNLLADLIARYSKKVDYLMIRLEESEGTDIVLRGDKVETLSECISVGGQVRACYKGGWGLSSFNHISTIEERIQEAIAAARIVGDEETILAPVTPVQAVCELPLTGTDPRHISLIQKKELCDNYVDLLKSIDNRITTTSVRYGDSAQKVIIATSEGTLIEQSWVDMEMRFAATARSGETVQTGRETTGSRKAFEDLTNLDEQVTSAARRAISALSLPSVKGNTYTVVIDPVLTGLFVHEAFGHLSEADMAYENPDVLEVMTLGRRFGNEELQIFDGAAPEGHRGSYYYDDEGTPATTTQLIKDGVLVGRLHSRETAGKLNETPTGNSRCLNYHYAPIVRMTNTWIERGKTPVNDLFSGIKEGVYAKNWLGGMTNGEMFTFGAGEAWMIRNGEIAEPVKDVTLSGNVFQTLKDIEAIGDDFYWDESGGCGKGGQNGLPVGCGGPSLRIKDVVVGGEAA; this is encoded by the coding sequence ATGGTTAATTTAATTACTGACGCTCAAAATTTACTTGCTGACTTGATAGCACGTTATTCTAAGAAAGTTGATTATTTGATGATTCGCCTTGAAGAATCTGAAGGCACTGATATAGTATTGCGCGGCGATAAGGTAGAAACTCTGAGCGAATGTATTTCTGTTGGGGGACAAGTAAGGGCTTGTTATAAGGGTGGATGGGGATTGAGTAGCTTCAATCATATTTCCACCATTGAGGAGCGAATTCAAGAAGCCATCGCAGCAGCGAGAATTGTCGGTGATGAGGAAACTATATTAGCTCCTGTAACTCCGGTGCAAGCAGTGTGCGAATTACCTTTGACTGGTACAGATCCCAGACATATATCTTTGATTCAAAAAAAGGAGTTGTGCGATAATTACGTCGATCTACTTAAAAGTATAGATAATCGGATTACCACTACTTCTGTCAGATATGGCGATAGCGCTCAAAAAGTCATTATTGCCACAAGCGAAGGTACGCTAATCGAACAATCTTGGGTAGATATGGAAATGCGTTTTGCTGCAACTGCAAGAAGTGGCGAAACGGTACAAACAGGAAGAGAAACTACAGGCTCTCGTAAAGCTTTTGAAGATTTAACTAATTTAGACGAACAAGTTACCAGCGCCGCACGTAGGGCAATATCTGCTTTATCTTTACCTTCTGTCAAAGGTAATACTTACACTGTAGTAATCGATCCAGTTCTTACCGGTTTATTTGTCCATGAAGCCTTCGGACATCTTTCTGAAGCTGATATGGCTTACGAAAACCCCGATGTATTGGAAGTAATGACTCTGGGAAGAAGATTTGGTAACGAAGAATTACAGATTTTTGATGGTGCTGCACCGGAAGGACATCGCGGTAGCTATTATTATGATGACGAAGGCACCCCAGCAACTACCACTCAATTAATTAAAGATGGAGTTTTAGTAGGAAGATTACATTCTCGGGAAACCGCAGGTAAATTAAACGAAACACCCACAGGAAATTCTCGCTGTCTGAATTATCATTATGCGCCGATAGTGAGAATGACAAATACCTGGATAGAAAGAGGAAAAACTCCCGTAAATGATTTATTTTCTGGAATAAAAGAAGGAGTTTATGCCAAAAACTGGCTCGGTGGCATGACTAACGGCGAAATGTTTACTTTTGGCGCTGGTGAGGCGTGGATGATTAGAAATGGTGAAATAGCCGAACCCGTTAAAGATGTGACTCTTTCAGGTAATGTATTCCAAACTTTAAAAGATATCGAAGCCATCGGAGACGATTTTTATTGGGATGAATCCGGTGGTTGTGGAAAAGGCGGACAAAACGGTTTACCCGTAGGTTGCGGTGGTCCAAGTTTAAGGATAAAAGATGTAGTAGTGGGAGGAGAAGCTGCTTGA
- the coaE gene encoding dephospho-CoA kinase (Dephospho-CoA kinase (CoaE) performs the final step in coenzyme A biosynthesis.): MKRIIGLTGGIATGKTTVADYLGNAYNLPILDADIYAREAVAIDSPLLEQIVKHYGDKILLEDGSLNREKLAEIIFNQQQERLWVDNLIHPYVGDRLSLEIQQSSVQTLVAVVPLLFEASMTDLVTEIWVVTCSEKQQIERLMQRNQLNLEQAQARISSQMPLSEKKKRADIVLDNSSTVEKLLQQIDIAIFQK; the protein is encoded by the coding sequence ATGAAACGTATAATCGGCTTAACTGGAGGTATTGCAACAGGTAAAACTACTGTTGCGGACTATTTAGGCAATGCTTATAATCTACCGATTCTAGATGCAGATATTTACGCAAGAGAAGCTGTTGCTATTGATTCACCGCTTTTAGAGCAAATCGTCAAACATTACGGAGATAAAATTCTACTAGAAGACGGCAGTCTCAACCGAGAAAAATTAGCCGAGATAATATTTAACCAGCAGCAGGAACGGTTGTGGGTAGATAACTTGATTCACCCTTACGTTGGCGATCGCCTTTCTTTAGAAATCCAACAATCATCAGTACAAACTTTGGTGGCAGTTGTGCCTTTGTTGTTTGAAGCAAGTATGACAGACTTGGTAACGGAAATTTGGGTAGTTACTTGTTCCGAAAAACAGCAGATAGAAAGATTGATGCAGCGAAATCAATTAAATTTAGAACAAGCACAAGCAAGAATTAGCAGTCAAATGCCTTTATCTGAAAAAAAGAAAAGGGCTGATATTGTTTTAGATAATAGTTCAACTGTAGAAAAATTATTGCAGCAAATAGATATTGCGATATTTCAAAAGTGA
- a CDS encoding uroporphyrinogen-III synthase, protein MSLNPLSQATTVSQNLPLSGKTVLITRSVGQSSQFTQMIVAAGANAIEMPALEIGPPSSWEDLDNAIANLSEFDWLILTSSNGINYFFERLIALEKDARTLANLKIAVVGEKTAQTLKKQNLQPDFIPPNFIADSLVENFPEQLAGKKVLFPRVESGGREDLIREFRKQGAEVVEVAAYQSCCPSSIPPSAELALQSGAVDIITFASSKTVKFFNQLAQTIFLDDGQDNQPSVVSNYLEGVCIASIGPQTSKACQSYFGRVDVEASEYTLEGLTQAVIDWVRDVGE, encoded by the coding sequence ATGTCACTAAATCCATTATCTCAAGCAACAACGGTATCCCAGAATTTGCCTTTAAGTGGAAAAACTGTTTTAATTACTCGCTCTGTGGGGCAATCAAGTCAGTTTACCCAAATGATTGTAGCAGCAGGTGCGAACGCAATTGAAATGCCTGCATTAGAAATAGGTCCCCCTTCAAGTTGGGAGGATTTAGATAATGCAATTGCTAATTTATCAGAATTTGACTGGTTAATTCTCACTTCTAGCAACGGTATAAATTACTTTTTTGAAAGATTAATTGCATTAGAAAAAGATGCGCGTACATTAGCTAATCTAAAAATAGCTGTTGTGGGAGAGAAAACCGCTCAAACCCTTAAAAAACAAAATTTACAGCCCGATTTTATTCCACCAAATTTTATTGCTGATTCTTTAGTAGAAAATTTTCCCGAGCAACTTGCTGGTAAGAAAGTTTTATTTCCCAGAGTAGAAAGTGGTGGAAGAGAAGATTTAATTAGAGAATTTAGAAAACAAGGAGCAGAAGTTGTGGAGGTGGCAGCATATCAATCTTGTTGTCCAAGTAGCATTCCTCCCTCAGCTGAATTAGCTTTACAAAGTGGAGCGGTTGATATCATTACTTTTGCAAGTTCTAAAACTGTGAAATTTTTTAATCAATTAGCACAAACAATTTTTCTAGATGATGGACAAGATAATCAACCATCTGTAGTCTCAAATTATCTAGAAGGAGTTTGTATTGCTTCTATTGGGCCACAAACTTCTAAAGCTTGTCAATCCTATTTTGGCAGAGTGGACGTAGAGGCTTCAGAATACACTTTAGAAGGATTGACTCAAGCTGTTATTGATTGGGTAAGGGACGTGGGGGAATAG
- the cobA gene encoding uroporphyrinogen-III C-methyltransferase, with protein sequence MAQSKGKVYLVGAGVGDVDYLTVKAYRLLAEAEVLIYDALVDEQLLKLVPDNCLKIHVGKRGGLPSTPQSEINQLLVKYCQQEKLVIRLKSGDPFIFGRCMQEIQALQAAGCDFEVIPGISSVTAAPLLAGIPLTDAEVSRCFAVFSAHQPSELDWEALSRLDTLVILMGGQHLGEIVDQLIKYGKDKFTPVAIIRKAGTSEQQVWIGELSTIVEQVKAVRLSPAVIVISEVVGLSRFSGKM encoded by the coding sequence ATGGCTCAATCAAAAGGCAAAGTCTACCTTGTAGGTGCAGGGGTAGGAGACGTAGATTATTTAACAGTCAAAGCTTATCGGTTATTAGCTGAAGCTGAAGTATTAATTTACGATGCTTTAGTGGACGAGCAATTATTAAAACTGGTACCGGATAATTGTTTAAAAATCCATGTGGGAAAACGGGGTGGTTTACCAAGTACCCCTCAATCAGAAATTAATCAATTATTAGTTAAATATTGTCAGCAAGAAAAGCTCGTTATTCGGCTTAAATCCGGAGACCCGTTTATTTTTGGTCGCTGTATGCAAGAAATTCAAGCTTTACAAGCTGCTGGCTGTGATTTTGAAGTGATTCCGGGAATTTCTTCTGTAACAGCAGCACCTTTATTAGCAGGAATTCCTCTTACGGATGCGGAGGTAAGTAGATGCTTCGCTGTATTCAGCGCTCATCAACCTTCGGAACTTGATTGGGAAGCGCTTTCAAGGTTAGATACCCTAGTAATCTTAATGGGGGGACAACATCTGGGTGAAATTGTAGATCAGTTAATTAAATATGGAAAAGATAAATTCACCCCAGTTGCAATTATTCGTAAAGCAGGAACTTCAGAACAACAGGTATGGATTGGTGAACTTTCCACGATTGTGGAACAAGTAAAGGCGGTGCGTTTGTCTCCTGCTGTAATTGTTATTAGTGAAGTAGTAGGGTTGAGCAGGTTTTCTGGGAAAATGTAA
- a CDS encoding tetratricopeptide repeat protein, with protein sequence MLENPQLNTIIPAVIVLSSIFLLIYFAVKTLRTSNLFQKGLDLYQQKDYENAEAVFRQVTSINVSNDVVRLLLGDSLLKQGKVEAAIEKYKEVIERAPKKADAYLRLSRIYMQQEKQSEAIGYLQKAKEVLQKRQPQKAEEVSQLLEKLNS encoded by the coding sequence ATGTTAGAAAATCCGCAACTAAATACAATTATTCCTGCTGTTATCGTTCTTTCAAGTATTTTCCTGCTAATTTATTTTGCTGTTAAAACTTTAAGAACTTCTAATCTTTTTCAGAAAGGACTAGATTTATATCAGCAGAAAGATTATGAGAATGCAGAAGCTGTTTTTCGTCAAGTAACTTCTATCAATGTAAGTAACGATGTAGTTCGCTTGCTTTTAGGCGATTCTTTACTAAAACAGGGAAAGGTAGAAGCAGCTATTGAAAAGTACAAAGAAGTTATTGAACGCGCACCAAAAAAAGCTGATGCTTATTTACGTTTGAGTCGAATTTATATGCAGCAAGAAAAGCAATCGGAAGCGATAGGATATTTACAGAAAGCCAAAGAAGTATTACAAAAGCGTCAGCCGCAGAAAGCGGAAGAAGTCAGTCAGTTGTTAGAAAAGTTGAATAGTTAA
- a CDS encoding homogentisate phytyltransferase, translating into MSQVSQTGLQSNWLYAFWKFSRPHTIYGTSLSVLGLYVVAIALTNSSFPFPNSYSLLSLIAAWIACLSGNVYIVGLNQLQDVEIDKINKPHLPVASGEFTQRMGEIIVITTGILALSLSWFSGPFLFGMVAISLAIGTAYSLPPIRLKRFPFWAAICIFSVRGAIVNLGLFLHFSWVLQAQQSIPPAVWTLTWFILVFTIAIAIFKDIPDMEGDRQYNITTFTIKLGKETVFNLSRWLLSLCYAGMIVVGLLGFAKVNSIFVVAVHSVILGFMWWQTQQTDLQDKISTTSAYQFIWKLFYLEYLIFPISCLLG; encoded by the coding sequence ATGAGTCAAGTTTCACAAACGGGGTTGCAAAGTAATTGGCTTTACGCTTTTTGGAAGTTTTCTCGTCCTCATACAATTTACGGTACGAGTTTGAGCGTGTTGGGATTATATGTTGTTGCCATTGCTTTAACAAATAGTAGTTTTCCATTCCCAAATTCTTATTCTTTGCTTTCTCTTATAGCTGCTTGGATTGCTTGTTTATCTGGAAATGTCTATATTGTTGGACTAAATCAACTGCAAGATGTAGAAATCGACAAAATTAATAAGCCTCATTTACCTGTTGCTTCGGGAGAGTTTACGCAACGGATGGGAGAAATTATTGTCATTACTACCGGTATTTTAGCGCTCTCGTTATCTTGGTTTTCGGGACCTTTTTTATTTGGGATGGTAGCTATTAGTTTAGCTATTGGTACGGCTTATTCTTTACCACCAATTCGTTTAAAACGATTTCCTTTTTGGGCTGCAATTTGTATATTTTCTGTACGAGGAGCCATAGTTAATTTAGGATTGTTTTTGCACTTCTCTTGGGTATTGCAAGCTCAACAATCAATTCCACCTGCGGTATGGACTTTAACCTGGTTTATCCTGGTATTTACAATTGCCATCGCCATCTTTAAAGATATCCCCGATATGGAAGGCGATCGCCAGTACAATATCACTACTTTTACAATTAAGTTGGGAAAAGAAACAGTCTTTAATCTTTCTCGCTGGCTGTTGAGTCTTTGTTACGCTGGGATGATTGTGGTAGGATTGCTAGGCTTTGCAAAAGTTAATTCTATATTTGTAGTCGCGGTTCATTCTGTAATCTTAGGTTTCATGTGGTGGCAGACTCAACAAACCGATTTACAAGATAAAATTTCTACTACTAGTGCTTATCAGTTTATTTGGAAGTTGTTTTATCTTGAATATTTGATTTTTCCTATTTCTTGTTTATTGGGTTAG
- a CDS encoding methyltransferase domain-containing protein, protein MTATLSQQIQQFYDASSSLWEDIWGEHMHHGYYGADGKEQKNRRQAQIDLIEELLQWAQVQQAENILDVGCGIGGSSLYLADKFNAAATGITLSPVQAQRASERAAEFGLQHRTNFQVADALDMPFEDNSFDLVWSLESGEHMPDKQKFLQECYRVLKPGGKLILVTWCHRATDESPLSAEEKKHLQQIYEVYCLPYVISLPEYEEIARQLPLQNISTADWSEAVAPFWNVVIDSAFNAKALFGLLRAGWKTIQGAMSLGLMSRGYESGLIKFGLLTGIKE, encoded by the coding sequence ATGACAGCAACACTAAGCCAGCAAATTCAGCAATTCTACGATGCTTCTTCTAGTCTCTGGGAAGACATATGGGGGGAGCATATGCATCACGGTTATTACGGTGCCGATGGTAAAGAACAAAAAAACCGCCGTCAAGCACAAATTGATTTAATTGAGGAGTTGTTGCAATGGGCACAGGTGCAGCAAGCTGAAAATATTTTAGATGTGGGTTGCGGCATCGGTGGAAGTTCTTTGTATTTAGCGGATAAATTTAACGCTGCGGCTACTGGTATTACTTTAAGCCCCGTACAGGCACAAAGAGCAAGCGAGCGGGCGGCTGAGTTTGGTTTACAGCATAGAACTAATTTTCAGGTGGCAGATGCTTTGGATATGCCCTTCGAGGATAACAGCTTTGATTTAGTTTGGTCTTTGGAAAGCGGCGAGCATATGCCGGACAAGCAAAAATTTTTACAAGAATGCTACCGGGTACTCAAGCCGGGAGGAAAGTTGATTTTAGTCACTTGGTGTCATCGTGCCACCGATGAATCACCTTTAAGTGCAGAGGAAAAAAAGCATTTACAGCAGATTTATGAGGTGTATTGCTTACCATACGTAATTTCTCTGCCCGAATACGAAGAAATTGCTCGTCAACTACCTTTACAAAATATTAGCACTGCGGATTGGTCGGAAGCTGTGGCTCCTTTTTGGAATGTGGTAATTGATTCTGCTTTTAATGCCAAAGCATTGTTTGGTTTATTGCGTGCTGGTTGGAAAACAATTCAAGGTGCAATGTCCCTTGGTTTAATGAGTCGCGGTTATGAAAGTGGCTTGATTAAGTTTGGTTTGTTAACCGGAATTAAGGAGTGA